A segment of the bacterium genome:
GCGGCGGCGACCAGCGCCGCCATGCCGCAGAGCGCAAGCGCGAAGACCGGCCACGGCCCCGCCGCGGAGCGCTCGGCGACGAGCGTGTTCAACACGATCGCGACTGCCGCGACGGCCGCCGCCCGCTCGAGCGCGGCGAGCGCCCGCGCCGCCCAGAGCAGGAGCCGGAGGCGATCCAGCTTCCGGGTCAGCGCACCGTAGTCGCCGCCCGCGCTCACGGTGCGAAGACCGGATCGTCCGGCCCCGGGGTCCGCTTCCACCGGTCGTGCACCCAGAACCACTGGTCGGGGTGCCGCCGGACCCAGGCCTCGATCGCCGCCGTGTAGCGGGCCGTCGTCACCCCGAGGCGGGTGCCGCGGTCCGCGGAGTCCGCCGGGGCGATCGGCTCGCCGATCCACACGCGATGCCGGCCGTCCGCGCCGCGCGCCGAGAAGCCGGGGAGCACCGGGGCACCGCTCTTGAGCGCCAGCAGCGCCAGCCCGAAGTTCGTGGCCGCAGGCCGGCCGAGAAAGTTCACGAAGACCCGCTCCCCGCGCGACGCGCTCTGGTCGAGGAGCACGGCGACCGCCTCGCCGCGGCGCAGCGTCCGGAGCACCTCCCGCGCCGCGTCGTCCGAGGCCACCGTACGGATGCCGGCGGCCCGGCGCAGGTCCGTGACCGTCTGGTCGACGAGCGGGTTGGCCAGGGGCCGCGCGATGCTCGTGAGCGGTATCTCCC
Coding sequences within it:
- a CDS encoding lysophospholipid acyltransferase family protein is translated as MGIAEDSRGARRLKHRLEHAVVRRLLRSFAARPLDEAIERGARLGRIWHALDRRHRRLAAANIRLGLGHDAASASRVACASFESIGRTLAEFALAAERPDELLARVDFEDGPRLRQVLAAGRGLLLVSGHCGNWELLGARVGREIPLTSIARPLANPLVDQTVTDLRRAAGIRTVASDDAAREVLRTLRRGEAVAVLLDQSASRGERVFVNFLGRPAATNFGLALLALKSGAPVLPGFSARGADGRHRVWIGEPIAPADSADRGTRLGVTTARYTAAIEAWVRRHPDQWFWVHDRWKRTPGPDDPVFAP